One part of the Ursus arctos isolate Adak ecotype North America unplaced genomic scaffold, UrsArc2.0 scaffold_14, whole genome shotgun sequence genome encodes these proteins:
- the LOC113271124 gene encoding uncharacterized protein LOC113271124: MEKQEALGTAGGLSGESPGEASKGVPGGVRGVEADDGPPSGVVLCHSSGPSLHAGGVITCSPGSSRPSGGVAVHGSGPNQHPGEVADLSAGSRTYPDGLNAPFPGTSVSGTCSPGSGGSGVYNSECSPPRSGPTCLHPHKPCEDRPRSILKNSTSILMQKSPSAEKKKSQRWDEMNILATCHPADKDYGFMKVDEPSTPYYRLQDGAEDLPGASSHAVTPQALAERFATMDNFYPKVLQYGDNRSSGSSDSFSKTYSSDFDKHRKSHYDEGKFLKAQKSLPFSNSKHSNGAGTSTGGSSRSVMWDPEPRPMERGWTGGLARGVKDEIGLVTRNHVPEVKDSPTFRNQSPPSAIVVSDQEVDVQRKEYYSKGRYLRCSPHPELEEDPEDEPPQQASSTNLNWVIENPISTEVRLLDHTGSPVQDRRASEESLAVPTWQPGAALSSKDRADSGWCRWLVSKGLNWRSPESLEKEPGSSPHSPHQNQCRHETLRLRWTQEEESRQWKM; encoded by the exons ATGGAGAAGCAGGAGGCTCTGGGGACTGCTGGCGGCCTCAGTGGGGAATCCCCGGGAGAGGCAAGCAAGGGTGTGCCAGGAGGAGTCCGAGGAGTCGAGGCAGACGACGGGCCGCCCTCCGGCGTAGTCCTGTGTCACAGTTCTGGGCCCTCCCTGCACGCCGGGGGCGTCATAACTTGCAGTCCCGGTTCTAGCAGGCCCTCCGGGGGGGTAGCAGTCCACGGTTCCGGGCCCAACCAGCACCCTGGGGAGGTTGCGGACCTCAGCGCTGGGTCCCGCACCTACCCTGATGGATTAAACGCCCCCTTCCCTGGAACCAGTGTATCCGGGACCTGCAGCCCCGGGTCCGGGGGCTCTGGGGTGTACAACTCGGAATGCAGTCCACCGCGCTCCGGGCCAACTTGCTTGCACCCCCACAAACCTTGTGAGGACCGGCCCCGCAGTATCCTAAAAAACAGCACCTCCATCTTGATGCAGAAATCCCCCAGTGCGGAGAA GAAAAAGTCCCAGCGGTGGGATGAAATGAATATCCTGGCCACATGCCACCCCGCTGACAAGGATTACGGATTTATGAAGGTGGATGAGCCCAGCACCCCCTACTACAG GCTGCAGGACGGTGCTGAGGACCTGCCTGGGGCATCGTCTCACGCAGTGACTCCCCAGGCGCTGGCAGAAAG GTTTGCAACAATGGACAATTTCTACCCCAAGGTCCTGCAGTACGGTGATAACAGAAGCTCAGGGTCTTCAGACAGCTTTTCCAAGACAT ACTCCAGTGATTTTGACAAGCACCGAAAGTCACACTACGATGAAGGAAAGTTCCTCAAGGCTCAGAAAAGTCTTCCCTTCAGTAACAGCAAGCACAGCAACGGGGCTGGCACCAGTACGGGTGGCAGCAGTCGGAGCGTGATGTGGGACCCAGAGCCCAGGCCTATGGAGAGAGGCTGGACGGGAGGGCTGGCCAGAGGAGTCAAAGATGAGATTGGTCTGGTGACCAGGAACCACGTCCCCGAAGTCAAGG ATTCCCCTACCTTCAGAAATCAGTCCCCACCTTCAGCCATCGTCGTGTCAGACCAGGAGGTCGATGTGCAACGCAAGGAGTATTACAGCAAAGGAAGGTACCTCAGGTGCTCTCCCCACCCAGAGCTCGAGGAGGACCCCGAAGACGAGCCTCCGCAGCAGGCCA GCTCCACGAATTTGAACTGGGTGATTGAGAATCCCATAAGCACTGAGGTCCGTCTGCTGGATCATACAGGAAGCCCCGTTCAGGATCGCCGGGCCTCTGAAGAGTCCCTGGCAGTGCCAACATGGCAGCCTG GTGCTGCCTTGTCCTCCAAAGACAGAGCAGACTCAGGCTGGTGTCGGTGGCTGGTATCCAAGGGGCTCAACTGGCGAAGCCCGGAGAGCTTGGAGAAGGAACCTGGAAGCAGCCCACACTCCCCACACCAAAACCAATGCAGAC aCGAAACCCTGCGGCTTCGATGGACACAAGAGGAGGAAAGCAGACAATGGAAAATGTAG